In Aulosira sp. FACHB-615, a single window of DNA contains:
- a CDS encoding murein transglycosylase A, giving the protein MFVNHLGLLYKLATFLTPPIIILSVLVGTQPLGFRELSSAVCRIKKWYVPDALENQQSVLIERSPVGCCQDDLSCFDELADKKALITSIDRSLQYLQTSRAIAAYQKYPVTGITRNRVIKSLTRFRELLLKSNSAKELHQAIEKEFVYYQSVGKDQKGTVLFTAYYEPLYLASRTPTDEFRYPVYRLPPDINSWPQPHPTRLELEGADGLQGTKGKLRGLELFWFRDRLEPYMIQIQGSARLQLTDGTDTTIGYAGNTGYNYKSIGRELANDGKLPLQGMTMPIILDYFQQHPPELNIYIPRDPSFVFFQENHGAPAQGSINVPLTAERSIATDKSLMPPGALALIRAPFPFVQANGEMEHQIVSRYVLDQDTGGAIKGAGRVDYFLGTGKIAGERAGVTVSNGQLYYLLLKP; this is encoded by the coding sequence ATGTTTGTAAATCATTTAGGATTGCTATACAAACTAGCCACTTTCCTTACCCCACCAATCATTATTTTGAGTGTTTTGGTGGGGACGCAACCATTAGGATTTCGAGAACTGAGTTCGGCGGTATGTCGCATCAAAAAATGGTATGTACCAGATGCTTTAGAAAACCAGCAATCAGTTTTGATTGAACGATCGCCTGTGGGGTGTTGTCAAGATGACCTATCTTGTTTTGATGAATTAGCAGATAAAAAAGCTTTAATTACTTCTATTGACCGCAGTTTACAATATTTGCAAACTTCACGGGCGATCGCAGCTTATCAAAAATATCCCGTCACCGGAATTACACGCAATCGCGTCATCAAAAGTTTAACCAGATTCCGCGAACTGCTTTTAAAATCAAACTCTGCCAAAGAATTACACCAAGCCATTGAAAAAGAGTTTGTGTATTATCAATCTGTCGGCAAAGACCAAAAAGGTACAGTTTTATTTACCGCTTATTATGAACCACTGTATCTGGCTAGTCGCACTCCCACAGATGAATTTCGCTATCCCGTTTATCGATTACCTCCCGATATCAATTCTTGGCCGCAGCCCCATCCTACCCGTTTAGAATTGGAAGGTGCTGATGGTTTACAAGGGACAAAAGGCAAATTACGGGGATTAGAGTTATTTTGGTTCCGCGATCGCTTAGAACCATATATGATTCAAATTCAGGGTTCAGCGCGACTACAATTAACCGATGGTACTGATACAACAATCGGTTATGCAGGTAATACAGGTTACAACTATAAAAGTATTGGTCGAGAACTAGCCAACGATGGCAAATTGCCCTTACAGGGAATGACAATGCCCATTATCCTCGACTATTTCCAACAGCATCCCCCAGAATTAAATATCTATATCCCCCGTGATCCCAGTTTTGTGTTTTTTCAAGAAAACCACGGCGCACCAGCCCAAGGTTCAATTAATGTACCACTCACCGCAGAACGTTCCATCGCTACAGATAAGTCTCTCATGCCACCTGGGGCTTTAGCTTTGATTCGCGCTCCTTTTCCCTTTGTCCAAGCTAACGGCGAGATGGAACATCAGATTGTGAGCCGTTATGTGCTTGATCAAGATACAGGTGGAGCAATTAAAGGTGCCGGTAGAGTAGATTATTTTTTGGGGACGGGTAAAATCGCTGGAGAGCGTGCTGGTGTTACCGTTAGCAATGGGCAGTTGTATTACCTGTTACTCAAACCATAA
- a CDS encoding helix-turn-helix transcriptional regulator — MKQKPKPRIALLRERAGLTQLELSRLVGVTESTIQNWESGRTGTDHIERIIRFCKALDCQVDDLIEYVNEPLEEPVAKPSSINEIHQILGTEATTSTLNSESEVAPKHKATSS; from the coding sequence GTGAAACAAAAGCCAAAACCGAGGATTGCTTTGCTTCGTGAAAGAGCAGGGCTTACCCAGCTTGAACTATCGCGTCTTGTAGGCGTAACTGAAAGCACTATTCAAAACTGGGAAAGCGGCAGAACTGGGACAGACCACATTGAAAGAATCATTAGGTTCTGCAAGGCATTAGATTGTCAAGTAGACGACCTAATAGAATATGTGAACGAACCATTAGAAGAACCTGTAGCCAAACCAAGTTCAATAAATGAAATACATCAGATTTTAGGTACTGAGGCTACCACCTCAACCTTAAATTCTGAAAGTGAAGTTGCTCCAAAGCACAAAGCCACGAGTAGCTAA
- a CDS encoding polysaccharide deacetylase family protein: MQFAFSFPLIYRILQPSFPDCLWSGDRNCKAIALTFDDGPHPQYTPQVLQVLDRYNITASFFWLGACVNRSPDVAKAVSDRGHWIGLHGYDHRSFPLLTPKELKESLETTQAAIYNACNLNPSQVVDVRPPNGLFTPKTLKFFRQWNYRPVMWSVVPEDWVRPGINTVVRRVLQQVQNGSLIVLHDGVCGGQDVAATIEILIPQLLQQGYQFVTVDNLWQHK, translated from the coding sequence ATGCAGTTTGCTTTCTCGTTTCCTTTAATCTATCGGATTCTTCAACCGAGCTTTCCTGATTGTCTTTGGAGTGGCGATCGCAATTGTAAGGCGATCGCACTTACTTTTGACGATGGCCCCCATCCCCAATACACACCCCAAGTTTTACAAGTTTTAGACCGCTACAATATCACAGCTAGTTTTTTTTGGTTGGGTGCTTGTGTGAATCGTTCACCAGATGTTGCTAAAGCCGTCAGCGACAGAGGCCATTGGATTGGTTTACACGGTTATGATCATCGTTCTTTCCCTTTACTGACTCCCAAGGAACTCAAGGAAAGTTTAGAAACAACCCAAGCCGCTATTTACAACGCTTGTAACCTGAACCCCTCACAGGTAGTTGATGTTCGACCTCCCAACGGTTTATTTACACCCAAAACTTTAAAATTTTTCCGTCAATGGAATTACCGTCCCGTCATGTGGAGTGTTGTCCCAGAAGACTGGGTAAGGCCAGGAATTAACACCGTAGTACGGCGAGTTCTACAACAAGTACAAAATGGTTCACTCATCGTCTTGCATGACGGCGTTTGTGGCGGACAAGATGTAGCCGCAACAATAGAAATCCTAATTCCGCAATTGCTACAACAAGGCTATCAGTTTGTGACAGTAGACAATTTATGGCAACACAAATAG
- the ptsP gene encoding phosphoenolpyruvate--protein phosphotransferase, which yields MVGIVIVSHSKQLALGVQELAAQMVQGKVAIAVAAGIDDAENPLGTDALKIYEAIASVFSDDGVLVLMDLGSAVMNAEMAVEFLPEAHQEKVYLCEAPLVEGAIAATVAAAIGKNIQQVIAEARGALNAKATQLGITNTTFVSSINTQAITSTAYPNREIRLTVSNRLGLHARPAAQFVATAAKFQSRIHVQNLTRNTAVVRGDSINQVTTLGVRQGHEVLITATGIDADAALAALQTLFANNFGEDNTAVVLPPAVQPEATAATHGELSGIAASPGVAIAPVIHYQPAPVTVTQYHVNDPEAELQRLQAAIHTAQQEIQTIFSQATLQIGDTEAAIFDAHLLFLEDPVLLETVQQRIMEHHLNAEAAWQAAVDEVATSYRTLDDAYLKERVEDVVDVGQRVLRLLAGSAASSLYLAEPAILLATDLTPSDTAGLDPSKVLGICTVSGSATSHSAIIARTLGIPAVLGVNPEVLRLQDGTLMALDGESGKAWVEPEADILGALEAKREAWQTAKQEALAKAHQPAITRDGKQINILANIGSIADVQAAVAGGAEGVGLLRTEFLYLGRNTAPTEEEQLAVYQAIAQVLDNRPLIIRTLDVGGDKPLPYLRFNFSEANPFLGWRGIRFCLDHPDLFKTQLRAILRASAEHKIKVMFPMIASVTEVRAAKAILGEVQAQLRQAGISFDENLPVGVMIEVPAAVAIADNLAAEVNFFSIGTNDLSQYVMAGDRTNPRVAYLADALHPAVLRMIQRTVKAAHAAGIWVGLCGELAADPSAAGILLGLGLDELSVNPQAIGIIKQAIAKLTVAQAEAIVATALQLDSANDVRALVQ from the coding sequence GTGGTCGGAATAGTTATCGTTTCTCATAGTAAACAATTGGCTCTGGGTGTGCAGGAACTTGCTGCACAAATGGTTCAGGGCAAAGTTGCGATTGCGGTGGCGGCTGGTATTGATGATGCGGAAAACCCACTTGGTACGGATGCGCTGAAGATTTATGAGGCGATCGCATCTGTATTTAGCGATGATGGTGTATTAGTATTGATGGATCTTGGTAGTGCGGTCATGAATGCAGAAATGGCTGTGGAGTTTCTGCCAGAAGCACACCAAGAAAAAGTATACCTCTGTGAAGCACCATTGGTTGAAGGTGCGATCGCCGCTACCGTTGCAGCCGCTATAGGTAAAAATATCCAGCAGGTAATAGCAGAAGCCAGAGGAGCATTAAACGCCAAAGCCACACAATTAGGCATTACTAATACAACATTTGTTAGCAGCATTAATACACAAGCAATAACAAGTACTGCTTATCCGAATCGAGAAATTCGGCTGACTGTGAGCAATCGTTTAGGCTTACATGCGCGTCCGGCGGCGCAGTTTGTCGCCACAGCCGCAAAATTTCAATCTCGCATTCATGTGCAGAATTTAACCAGAAATACTGCCGTTGTTCGGGGTGACAGTATTAACCAAGTGACAACTTTGGGAGTGCGTCAAGGACATGAAGTTTTAATTACTGCGACTGGTATTGATGCAGATGCAGCACTAGCGGCATTACAAACTTTATTTGCGAATAACTTTGGTGAAGATAATACAGCTGTTGTCTTGCCGCCAGCAGTCCAGCCAGAAGCAACAGCAGCGACTCATGGCGAACTTTCAGGAATTGCGGCTTCTCCCGGAGTTGCGATCGCACCTGTAATTCATTATCAACCTGCTCCGGTGACAGTAACACAATACCACGTCAACGACCCAGAAGCAGAATTGCAGCGTTTACAAGCAGCTATTCACACCGCACAACAAGAAATTCAGACAATCTTTTCCCAAGCAACTTTGCAAATCGGTGACACGGAAGCCGCTATTTTTGATGCTCATTTACTATTTTTAGAAGACCCTGTGTTGTTGGAAACTGTACAGCAACGCATCATGGAACATCACCTCAATGCCGAAGCAGCTTGGCAAGCCGCAGTGGATGAAGTTGCAACTTCCTACCGCACTTTAGATGATGCGTATTTAAAAGAACGTGTCGAAGATGTGGTGGATGTGGGACAAAGAGTGCTGCGACTGTTAGCCGGAAGTGCTGCTAGTAGTTTGTACCTTGCCGAACCTGCAATTTTACTAGCCACAGATTTGACACCTTCCGATACAGCCGGGTTAGACCCCAGTAAGGTACTCGGTATTTGTACAGTGTCAGGAAGTGCTACATCCCACAGCGCCATTATTGCGCGGACATTGGGGATTCCCGCCGTTTTGGGTGTCAATCCTGAAGTGCTGCGCTTGCAAGATGGTACTTTGATGGCGTTGGATGGTGAAAGCGGTAAAGCTTGGGTAGAACCAGAAGCAGATATTCTCGGTGCATTGGAGGCTAAACGAGAAGCTTGGCAAACTGCTAAACAAGAAGCACTCGCCAAGGCGCATCAACCAGCAATTACCCGTGATGGCAAACAAATCAATATCCTCGCCAATATTGGTAGTATTGCAGATGTCCAAGCGGCGGTGGCTGGTGGTGCGGAAGGTGTGGGACTGTTGCGGACGGAGTTTTTGTATTTAGGGAGAAACACCGCACCCACAGAAGAAGAACAACTAGCAGTGTATCAGGCGATCGCCCAAGTTTTAGATAACCGTCCGCTAATTATCCGCACCCTTGATGTTGGCGGTGACAAGCCATTACCTTATTTGCGATTCAACTTTTCTGAAGCTAACCCCTTCTTAGGCTGGCGGGGGATTCGTTTTTGTTTAGATCATCCAGATTTATTTAAAACTCAGTTAAGAGCCATTTTACGCGCCAGTGCGGAACACAAAATTAAGGTGATGTTCCCGATGATTGCTAGTGTCACAGAAGTACGAGCAGCTAAGGCAATTTTAGGGGAAGTACAGGCACAATTGCGGCAAGCTGGTATTTCTTTTGATGAAAATCTCCCAGTGGGTGTAATGATTGAAGTCCCGGCGGCTGTCGCCATCGCTGATAACTTAGCGGCGGAAGTTAACTTTTTCAGTATTGGGACAAATGATTTAAGTCAGTATGTCATGGCAGGCGATCGCACTAACCCCAGAGTAGCGTATTTAGCCGATGCCTTACACCCTGCTGTATTGCGAATGATTCAACGAACTGTTAAAGCAGCCCACGCCGCCGGAATTTGGGTAGGATTATGTGGAGAATTAGCCGCAGATCCAAGCGCCGCCGGAATATTATTAGGTTTGGGGTTAGATGAATTGAGCGTTAATCCCCAAGCTATCGGGATCATTAAACAAGCGATCGCAAAATTAACTGTAGCTCAAGCCGAGGCGATCGTTGCTACCGCATTACAATTAGATTCGGCAAATGATGTTAGAGCTTTGGTGCAGTGA
- a CDS encoding type II toxin-antitoxin system RelE/ParE family toxin produces the protein MIYQIEITTRAAKQLKKLPEDIKVKIEEKIQELSNNPRPNGVVKLEGEEDTYRVRVGKYRILYEIKDDLLIVKVVKISHRKDVYRRK, from the coding sequence ATGATTTATCAAATAGAAATTACAACCAGGGCAGCTAAACAATTAAAAAAGCTACCTGAAGATATTAAAGTTAAAATTGAAGAAAAAATTCAAGAGTTATCCAACAATCCTCGTCCTAATGGCGTGGTTAAGTTAGAGGGTGAAGAAGATACCTATCGTGTTCGCGTGGGTAAGTATCGTATATTATACGAGATTAAAGATGATTTATTAATAGTTAAAGTCGTTAAAATTAGTCATCGTAAAGATGTTTATCGCCGCAAATAG
- a CDS encoding DUF433 domain-containing protein, translated as MEPNIIKATISLITRKQMQLEDYFEFLNPDDIRIKGHRIGIDHVIQYYLQGYSSEEILEELPSLNLEKIYATLTYYLQNRTEIDAYMLRLSKWQEQRYQESLANPSPLMQRLKAFKAQREQELLNRA; from the coding sequence ATGGAACCCAACATCATCAAGGCTACCATTTCTTTAATCACTCGTAAACAAATGCAACTAGAAGATTATTTTGAATTTCTAAATCCAGATGACATCCGAATTAAAGGACATCGCATTGGCATTGATCATGTAATTCAATATTACCTGCAAGGATATTCGTCAGAGGAGATTCTAGAAGAATTGCCTTCTCTTAATTTGGAAAAAATTTACGCGACGCTTACCTATTACCTGCAAAATCGTACAGAAATAGATGCTTATATGTTGCGGTTATCTAAGTGGCAAGAACAACGCTATCAAGAATCTTTAGCTAATCCTTCTCCTTTAATGCAACGTTTAAAAGCATTTAAAGCACAACGTGAACAGGAGTTACTCAACCGCGCGTGA
- a CDS encoding PIN domain-containing protein, which produces MKVLFDTSALVPAIIVNHPQHSVCFTKIQSAKSGQIQGFISTHSLAETYSVITRLPVQPRISPQQAQSIVVDILQYLEGVPLVVQDYQNAIAQMATLNLPGGAIFDALIAQAALKAQVDILLTLNPNHFTRLGSAIASIVQVPT; this is translated from the coding sequence ATGAAAGTTTTGTTTGATACTTCAGCCTTAGTTCCTGCAATAATTGTCAATCACCCACAACATTCGGTTTGTTTTACTAAGATTCAATCTGCAAAATCTGGGCAAATTCAAGGGTTTATTTCAACGCACAGTTTAGCTGAAACATATTCTGTCATCACACGCTTACCTGTTCAACCACGTATCAGTCCTCAACAAGCTCAAAGCATAGTTGTAGATATACTACAGTATTTAGAAGGAGTTCCACTAGTTGTCCAAGATTATCAAAATGCGATCGCTCAAATGGCAACTTTAAACCTTCCTGGTGGCGCTATTTTCGATGCTTTAATTGCTCAAGCTGCATTAAAAGCCCAAGTAGATATTTTACTAACATTAAATCCAAATCATTTTACTCGTTTGGGAAGTGCGATCGCTTCAATTGTACAAGTCCCTACGTAG
- a CDS encoding tetratricopeptide repeat protein has translation MPEDFKKLSDKIGQVIFPGGKGVIKNLVIEGQKQLTPTKHIPRGSVHFVGRETELTQAHEDLQRGNYVAISGMGGVGKTELATQYAKQYQNNYGGIVWFNDRASNLAAEVLSFFVQLGLEIPQEQGGRLLTLKEQVAWCWLQYPQTDLPILIVFDDVTSLDNLGGVVPNDNRFRVLVTTRLRNLDPNLIQEIPLDVLSPEKALELLKKLLGKDKRVDNQPETANAICEFLEYLPLGIELVGAYLAQDPDLHLYIMLERLQQRKLAEAALQDRETLNSTQLGVKAAFALTWEELEPLTQQLGRFLSLFAPQSILWDLVVWVAIGGDDEDEPPASDDVNTSQITPLNPPLERGETRESDSFPVEKGETEEFDSLPVERGETEKSRSLPVETEKSSLPFTRGGLGWGNSTEINEAKKQLYKRHLLQQVEDSQGYYKIHALVRWFLQEQLVNAGKIKPVLETTFASAMITVAQSLPQSATSEDIKRVKDVIPHIEDLGERIIAEVTQAKEQQINSSASVPNDEVFWVFEGVARFYQGQGLYQLAEDQYAECVNVCQILFTGDHPDVATSLNNLALLYDSQGRYSEAKPLYIEALAMTQRLFVDDHPDVATNLNNLALLYFSQGRYIEAEPLYIEALAMTQRLFVGDHPNVATSLNNLALLYFSQGRYIEAEPLYIEALAMTQRLFVGDHPNVATSLNNLALLYFSQGRYIEAEPLYIEALAMTQRLFVGDHPNVATSLNNLAGLYESQGMYGEAEPLLIEALAMIQRLFVSDHPNVARSLNNLAALYKNQGRYIEAEPLYIEALAMTQRLFVVDHPDVARSLNNLALLYFSQGRYIEAEPLYIEALAMTQRLFVVDHPDVARSLNNLALLYFSQGRYIEAEPLYIEALAMTQRLFVVDHPDVARSLNNLALLYFSQGRYSEAEPLYIDALAMRQRLFVGDHPDVATSLNNLALLYGSQSRYSEAEPLLIEALAMRQRLFVGDHPDVATSLNSLAALYESQGRYGEAEPLYIEALAMLQRVLGDNHPNTVTVRENLAILQRQLTPVPIWQRWLGKFFQLLLVILILPFYLLWQLAKKLIRNS, from the coding sequence ATGCCTGAAGACTTTAAAAAGTTAAGCGATAAAATTGGTCAGGTTATTTTTCCTGGTGGGAAAGGAGTCATTAAAAATTTAGTTATAGAAGGACAAAAACAATTAACTCCCACAAAACATATACCACGCGGTTCTGTTCACTTTGTCGGGCGTGAAACAGAACTGACACAAGCACATGAAGACTTGCAGCGTGGTAATTATGTCGCAATATCAGGAATGGGAGGCGTAGGTAAAACAGAACTTGCTACCCAATACGCCAAACAATATCAAAATAATTATGGCGGTATTGTTTGGTTTAATGACAGAGCCAGTAATCTCGCGGCGGAAGTTTTGAGCTTTTTTGTTCAACTTGGTTTGGAGATACCCCAAGAACAAGGCGGAAGACTGTTAACCTTGAAAGAACAAGTTGCTTGGTGTTGGTTGCAATATCCCCAAACTGACTTACCCATATTAATCGTCTTTGATGATGTCACCAGCTTAGACAACCTGGGCGGAGTTGTCCCCAACGATAACCGCTTTCGGGTTTTGGTGACAACTCGCTTGCGAAATTTAGATCCAAACTTGATTCAAGAAATTCCTTTAGATGTTCTCTCACCAGAGAAAGCATTAGAACTGTTAAAAAAATTGTTGGGGAAAGACAAGCGAGTAGACAACCAACCAGAAACCGCAAATGCAATATGTGAATTTTTAGAATATTTACCTTTGGGGATAGAGTTAGTCGGTGCTTATTTAGCACAAGACCCAGATTTACATCTATATATAATGTTGGAGCGATTGCAACAACGCAAGTTAGCCGAAGCAGCATTACAAGACAGGGAAACTCTCAACTCAACACAACTGGGAGTGAAAGCCGCCTTTGCTTTAACTTGGGAAGAACTCGAACCACTGACGCAACAACTAGGCAGATTTTTGAGTTTATTTGCGCCCCAGTCTATTTTATGGGATTTGGTAGTGTGGGTGGCGATTGGTGGAGATGATGAAGATGAGCCTCCTGCAAGTGATGATGTAAACACTAGTCAAATTACCCCCCTTAATCCCCCCTTGGAAAGGGGGGAGACTAGAGAGTCTGATTCCTTCCCCGTGGAAAAGGGGGAGACTGAAGAGTTTGATTCTCTCCCTGTGGAAAGGGGGGAAACTGAAAAGTCTCGTTCTCTCCCCGTGGAAACAGAGAAAAGTTCCCTCCCCTTTACAAGGGGAGGGTTAGGGTGGGGTAATTCAACTGAAATCAACGAAGCAAAAAAACAACTCTACAAACGTCACTTGCTGCAACAAGTAGAAGACAGCCAAGGATATTATAAAATTCATGCCTTAGTGCGGTGGTTTTTGCAAGAACAGTTAGTCAATGCTGGCAAGATAAAGCCGGTTTTAGAAACCACTTTCGCTTCTGCAATGATAACCGTTGCTCAAAGCCTCCCCCAGTCAGCAACGTCTGAAGATATCAAACGTGTTAAAGATGTTATTCCCCACATTGAAGACTTGGGAGAACGGATAATTGCAGAAGTAACCCAAGCAAAAGAACAACAGATAAATTCCTCAGCATCAGTACCTAATGATGAAGTATTTTGGGTATTTGAGGGAGTAGCAAGATTTTATCAGGGACAAGGACTATATCAATTAGCTGAAGATCAGTATGCGGAATGCGTCAATGTTTGCCAAATTTTATTTACAGGTGATCATCCCGATGTTGCTACTAGCTTGAACAATTTAGCTTTACTTTACGATAGTCAAGGCAGGTATAGTGAAGCCAAACCTTTGTACATTGAAGCCTTGGCAATGACACAGCGCCTATTTGTTGATGATCATCCCGATGTCGCTACAAACTTGAACAATTTAGCCTTACTTTACTTTAGCCAAGGCAGGTATATTGAAGCCGAACCTTTGTACATTGAAGCTTTGGCGATGACACAGCGCCTATTTGTTGGTGATCATCCCAACGTCGCTACAAGCTTGAACAATTTAGCCTTACTTTACTTTAGCCAAGGCAGGTATATTGAAGCCGAACCTTTGTACATTGAAGCTTTGGCGATGACACAGCGCCTATTTGTTGGTGATCATCCCAACGTCGCTACAAGCTTGAACAATTTAGCCTTACTTTACTTTAGCCAAGGCAGGTATATTGAAGCCGAACCTTTGTACATTGAAGCTTTGGCGATGACACAGCGCCTATTTGTTGGTGATCATCCCAACGTCGCTACAAGCTTGAACAATTTAGCTGGGCTTTACGAAAGCCAAGGCATGTATGGTGAAGCCGAACCTTTGTTAATTGAAGCTTTGGCGATGATACAGCGCCTATTTGTTAGTGATCATCCCAACGTCGCTAGAAGCTTGAACAATTTAGCTGCACTTTACAAAAACCAAGGCAGGTATATTGAAGCCGAACCTTTGTACATTGAAGCTTTGGCGATGACACAGCGCCTATTTGTTGTTGATCATCCCGATGTCGCTAGAAGCTTGAACAATTTAGCCTTACTTTACTTTAGCCAAGGCAGGTATATTGAAGCCGAACCTTTGTACATTGAAGCTTTGGCGATGACACAGCGCCTATTTGTTGTTGATCATCCCGATGTCGCTAGAAGCTTGAACAATTTAGCCTTACTTTACTTTAGCCAAGGCAGGTATATTGAAGCCGAACCTTTGTACATTGAAGCTTTGGCGATGACACAGCGCCTATTTGTTGTTGATCATCCCGATGTCGCTAGAAGCTTGAACAATTTAGCCTTACTTTACTTTAGCCAAGGCAGGTATAGTGAAGCCGAACCTTTGTACATTGATGCTTTGGCGATGAGACAGCGCCTATTTGTTGGTGATCATCCCGATGTCGCTACTAGCTTGAACAATTTAGCCTTACTTTACGGTAGCCAAAGCAGGTATAGTGAAGCCGAACCTTTGTTAATTGAAGCCTTGGCGATGAGACAGCGCCTATTTGTTGGTGATCATCCCGATGTCGCTACTAGCTTGAACAGTTTAGCTGCACTTTACGAAAGCCAAGGCAGGTATGGTGAAGCCGAACCTTTGTACATTGAAGCCTTGGCGATGTTGCAACGAGTGTTAGGGGATAATCATCCCAATACAGTGACAGTGAGAGAAAATTTGGCAATTCTGCAACGCCAGTTAACTCCCGTTCCTATTTGGCAACGGTGGTTAGGTAAGTTTTTCCAATTATTATTAGTAATATTAATTTTACCGTTTTATTTATTGTGGCAACTGGCTAAAAAATTAATTCGTAATTCGTAA